CTTTATAGTTTCCATAAGGGTTTTCTTTTAGATATGAACTTATATGATTTACATAAAAATCAATATCAAGATTTTTTATTTTTCCTAAGACAGAAAGAGAATATAAAGAGTTTGCTTGGGCTGAACCAAAACTAACAACTTTATTTATATTTTCTAAGTCATTAACTAAATAGTAGTAAAACTTTCTTGCTTTATTGCCACTAAAGTGCTTATCTAGAAGGTCATCTCTTTTTAAATAGATATCTGTATTTCTAAATTTAATTTTTTCTATGGGAGAGTTTATATAATTCATTAAGAATATTATACTAGAATTACACAAAAAGAAAAATAGGAAATATAAATGAATATTATGGAATATATTGACAAAGGTGGTATTATTGTTTATATACTTATCTTTTTAAATATTATTGGTTTTACTATTATTATTTGGAAGTTTTTAACAATTCCTAGAAAAAAAGCAATGGTTGAAAAAATAAAATCAAAAATTAATGAATCTAATCTTAAGACAATAGAAGTTCAAATAGAGTATGAAGTAAAAAGATTAGAAAGTGGGTTAACTTATATCAAAAACATAGCTTCAGTTGCTCCACTTTTAGGATTACTTGGAACTGTTTACGGAGTATATAAAGCCTTTGAAGCTATTACTCAAAAAGGTTTAGGTGACCCTACTATTTTTTCTAGTGGAATTTCAGTGGCACTTATTACAACTATAGCTGGGCTTATTGTTGCAATTCCTCATCACATCGCTTATAACCATTTTATTTCAATTATAGACTCAATTGAATTAAAAGCAAAAAAAGAGATTATTGGTAAGTTATGAAAAGAAGAGAACAACTAGGAATAGACTTAACACCTGTAATTGATGTTGTTTTTATTCTTTTAATCTTTTTTATTGTTACTTCTGTTTTCAAAAAAGATGAACTAGCACTTATGCTTGATTTACCAGAAGCAGATGCTAAAGCAGTAGAAATAGATGAAGATCAGGTCTTTATCGAACTAAATAAAACAAAATTAGCAATAAAAGGTATTGAAGTATCTTTTGAATCTTTAGAAGACAATTTAAAAGAGATTAAAAATAAGAAAAAGCCAATAATAGTAAAAATAGATAAAAAAGTTGAGTATGAAAGAGTTGTAAAAGTACTTGACTTACTTCAAAAATACAACCTAAATAATTTAGCCCTTGTAACAAAAGAGAATAAAAGTAAAGAAGATTAATCCTCTAAGCTTTTATACTCTTCATCAGTAAAAATTCTTGACTTTGTAATAAATTGATAACCATGATCTATTTCCAAAGAAAAAGAATTACCAAAAGCTCCTTGCTCTTTTTTCACATCAACTATGATTTGTGAGTGCTTAAAATACTCAAATTGTTCATGATCAATAAAAAATTCACAACCACAAATTTCACCTAGCTTTACATTTCTGCTTGGCACATAAAAGTCACCTTTTTCATAGCACATAGGAGCAGTTCCATCACAACAACCACCACTTTGATTAAAAACAAGTTCTCCATGCTCTTCTTTAAGCATTTCGATTACTTCTTTTGCTTCTTGCGTTACTGTTACTCTTTTTACACTCATTTTTTAGCCTTTAAAAAAGAGGCTTTTGCCTCTTTTTATTTTAGAAGAATCCTAAAGCATTTTTACTATAAGAAGTAAGAATATTTTTAGTATGTCTATAAGAGTTTAACATCATCATATGAGTTTCTCTACCAATACCTGATTTTTTGTATCCACCAAATGAAGCATGAGATGGGTACATATGATAGCAGTTAACCCAAACTCTACCAGCTTGAATTCCTCTAGCCATTTTATGTAATTGATGTGCATCTCTTGACCATACACCAGAACCTAATCCATAGATTGTATCATTTGCAATTTCTAATGCTTCTTCTTCATCTTTAAATGTAGTTACAGCTAATACTGGTCCAAAAATCTCTTCTTGGAAGATTCTCATTTTATTGTGACCTTTAAAAATTGTTGGTTGAATATAAAAACCATTAGGATGTTTTTCAGATTCATATACATCTCCACCAATTAAACACTCAGCACCCTCTTCTTTTCCAATTTTAATATAATCTAAGATTTTTTCTTTTTGATTAAGTGAACATTGAGCTCCCATCATATTGTCACTATCTAAAGGATCACCTAATTTAATAGCTTTAACTCTTTCTAAAACTCTTTTCATAAATGGCTCATAAATTGATTCTTGAATAAGTGCTCTTGAAGGGCAAGTACAAACTTCTCCAGAGTTAAATGCAAATAATACTAAACCTTCAATTGCTTTATCAAAGAACTCATCATCTGCATCCATAATTGATTCAAAGAATACATTTGGTGATTTCCCACCAAGTTCTAAAGTAGAAGGAATAATATTTTCAGTTGCATATTGCATGATTAACTGACCAGTTGTTGTCTCCCCTGTAAATCCTACTTTTTTAACATCTGGGTGAGTTGATAAGTATTTACCAATTTTTCCACCTGAACCATTGATAATATTAACTACACCTTTTGGAAGAACATCTTGAATTGTTTCCATTAATAATAAAATTGATTTAGGAGTTGCAGATGCTGGTTTCAGTACAATACAATTTCCAGCTGCCAATGCAGGAGCAAGCTTCCAAGCAGCCATTAATAATGGGAAATTCCATGGAATAATTTGAGCTACAACACCATATGGCTCATAAACTTCTTGTGAAACAGTATCTGAATCAAGATCGGCAACTGTTCCAGATTCTGCTCTAATTACAGAAGCAAAATATCTAAAATGATCAACTACTAAAGGTAAATCCGCGTTTAATGTTTCTCTGATTGTTTTACCATTGTCAAGTGTTTCAACAATTGCTAAAGCTTCAAGATTAGCTTCAATTGCATCTGCAACTTTATTTAACATTAAACTTCTTTCAATAACTGAAGTATTTTTATATGATTCAAATGCAGTTTTAGCAGCTTGAACTGCAAGTTCAACATCTTCTTCATTTGATCTTGGAATTCTAGTTAAAACATCACCATCAACAGGAGAAATATTATCAAAGTACTCACCACTTTTTGGAGCTACCCATTCTCCACCAATAAAGTTTTCATATTGTTTTTTAAATTTTGGCTTTTCATATACCATTTTGTCTTCCTTATTATTTTTTTGAAAAGAAACTTTTCGATTAAAAAATTTTAGACAACAAATATAGCTTATATTTAGCGAAAACATAGCATTGAGGTAGCATTATGTTAACTTTTTCTACAAAGCCCATAGAATAGTACTTTTTAAAGAGAAAAATCTTTTAATATTTTACAAATTAGAGTACTTTTTATGCTACAATTTTATTTATGAAAACATTTAATTTTATTATTAAAAATAATCAACTTCATGATGTAATCAATTTTAATGAATTTAAAACCCATAAAAACCTACTTATTCAAGTTTTTTGTGGAGAAAATAAAGATATTTTACAAAATATATTAAATACTTTAAAAGAAGAATTACCCCAAAGTGTATGTATAGCTTCATCAACAGATGGTGAGATTTTTGAAAATAGTGTTTATACTTTAAATACCGTAATTAGCCTATCAACCTTTGAAAATACAAGCTTTGAAGCTAAATATTTTGACGAAAAAACAAGTTTTGAAAATGGCACAAAAATAGCGAAAACATTAATAAAGGAAGATACAAAACTTCTTATTTGTTTTACTGATGGAGAAAAAACAAATGGAGAAGAGTTTTTAAAAGGAATTGAAACTGTTAATAATAAAACACCTATTTGTGGAGGAATGGCAGCAGATAATGCAAGCTTTACTCAAACCTTTATTGCTATAAACAATGAAATCTATACAAGTGGTGCAATTGCAGTATCTTTAAACTCAAAAGTATTAGATGTAAAAACAGCATTTAACTTCAACTGGTCTGCAATTGGAGTTTCACATGTTATTGATGAAGTAAAAGATAATCGGGTATATAAAATCTCTGGATTAAAATCCCTTGATTTCTATGAAAAATATTTAGGAGAGTATGTTGCAAAGTCTTTACCTGCTACTGGAATAGAATTTCCATTAATTGTAAAAAGAGACGGAATTTCCCTTGCAAGGGCTGTTATAAAAAAGTATGATGATGGAAGTTTGAGTTTTGCAGGAAACCTTCTAAAAGGAGATAGAGTTAAACTAGGCTTTGGAAATATAGAGCTTATTATGAATAATCCTTTAAAATCTCTCTTTAAAACAGATAATATGAATAGCACAGAAAGCTTTTTTATTTACTCTTGTATGGCAAGAAGAAGATATATGCCTAATATTATTGATTTAGAAATAGAACCTTTTTCTAAAATTGCTCCCACTTCTGGTTTTTTTACCTATGGAGAGTTTTTCCATAACAAAGAAGAGAACTCTAATCAGTTTTTAAATCAAACACTTACTGTTGTAGCTTTAAGTGAAAAAGAGCATTTTGATAAAACTAAAACTCTTCCTAAAAAAGAAGAAAACAAAATAAGTGAACATGCAAGAAGTTTGCAAGCATTAACACACTTAATTCAACAATCTGCAAAAGACTATAATAAACAATCAAAAGAATTAGAAGAAAAAACTTTATACTCAGAACAACTTTTAAACTTACAAAAACAGTTTTTAAAACACTCTGTACATGAGACAAATACTCCTTTATCTGTGATAATGGGTAACATAGATATGTATAAAATGGAACATGGAAAAAATAAGTATATTTCAAATATTGAAATAGCAATGAAAACACTTTTTAATATCTATGATGACTTAAGTTATCTAATTAAAAAAGATCATGTTCATAGAGTAAAACATCAAATAAATTTAGTAGATTTTGTAAGAAGTAGAATTGAATTCTTTTCTCTTATAGCAAAAAAAGCAAAACTTGATTTTAATTTTAATACTTCACAGGAAGAAATTTATGTTTTTTTTGATGAAACTAAACTTCAAAGAATAGTCGATAATAATTTGACAAATGCAATTAAATATACTCTACCTGAAAATATAATAGATATATCTATAAAAAAAATAGACTCTAATACAGTCTTAAATATAACTAGTATCTCAAAGCAAATATTAGACAAAAGAAAAATATTTGAAGAATACTACAGAGAACAAACTACACAAAATGGTTTTGGACTAGGATTAAATTTAGTAAAAAGAATTTGTGAAGAAGAAGATGTAAAACTAGAACTTGAATCAAATGAAAACTTTGCATCTTTTATCTATACTTTTAAGGATACAAAAAATGAAAATACTTCTACTTGAAGATGATTTTATGCTAAATGAAATGATAGATGAATACCTAACATCAACAGGACATTTAATAAAAAGTACACGCACAGGAAGTGAATGCTTAAATTTATTAAAAGAACAAGAATTTGATCTTTTAATTTTAGATATTAATGTTCCAGATATAGATGGATTTACTATTTTAGAGACTTTGCATAAACAAAAAAGAGATATTCCTACTATTTATATTTCTGCACTTATAGATATTGAAGATATTTCCCGTGCCTTTGATATTGGCTGTTATGATTATCTAAAAAAACCCTTTCATTTAAAAGAGTTAACTATTAGAATTAATAGACTTCTTAAAAATCAAATTACTCCAACCCAACATAAAAGATTATCAAAATCTTATAGTTTTGATTGTGAAGGTTTAACTTTATACTTTAATAAGGAACCTCATATCTTACCTAGAAGACAAATAAAAATAATTGAAGTATTGGCAAAAAATAGAAGTCTGATAGTTGATTATGATATGTTTAAAGAGTATGCTTATAATGGAGATGAAGTTGATATTTCAACAATTAGATCTGAAATAAATAGAATCAAAAAGGTCTTAAAAGAAGATTTTATTATAAATATTAGAGGAAGTGGTTATATGATAAAAATACCACAATAAAGATATATAAAAGTGGTAGCAAATATTACTACCACTTTTAAAAATTAATTTTTGTTAATACAACAAAGGTCAGAATAAGCTGTTTCAAGTCTAGCAATCATAGACTCTTGTCCAGATCTTAACCATTTTCTTGGGTCATAATAAGACTTATTTGGTTTATCTTCCCCATCAGGATTACCAATTTGTCCTTGTAAATAATCATGGTTTTTAGCTTCAAAAGCTCTTACTCCATCCCAGAATGCCCATTGTGTATCAGTGTCAATATTCATTTTAATAACACCATAATCAATAGCTTCTCTGATTTCTTCAAGTGCAGAACCTGAACCACCATGGAATACAAAGTCAACTGGCTTAGTAGCTGTATTATGTTTATCTTCAATAAACTTTTGAGAGTTATCTAAGATTTTTGGACTTAATACAACGTTTCCTGGCTTATAAACACCATGCACGTTACCAAATGAAGCTGCAATAGTAAAGTTTTCAGAAACTTTTGATAATTCTTCATAAGCATAACAAACTTCTTCTGGTTGAGTATAAAGTAGTGCATTGTCAACATCAGTGTTATCTACACCATCTTCTTCTCCACCAGTAATTCCAAGTTCAATCTCAATCATCATATCAAGTTCATTCATTGTTTTGAAATATTCAACACATGTCCCAACATTCTCTTCTAAAGACTCTTCAGAAAGGTCTAACATATGAGAAGTATATAAAGGTTTACCAGTTTTTTCAAAGTGTTTTTTACCAGCTTCAATTAAACCATCAATCCATGGTAAAAGTTTTCTTGCAGCATGGTCAGTATGTAAAATAACTGGTACGCCATAAGCTTCAGCCATTGTATGAACATGAATAGCTCCACTTACTCCTCCTAAAACTGCTGCATCAGCAGTTTTAAGACCTTTACCTGCAAAATATTGTGCTCCACCATTTGAAAATTGTATAATTACCGGTGAATTAACTTTTGCTGCAGCTTCTAATACTGCATTTACAGAATCTGTTCCTACTACATTTACAGCAGGAATAGCAAATTTATTTTCCTTTGCATAGGCAAAAAGTTTTTTTGCCTCACTTCCACTTAATACACCAGGTTTAACAACATCTAATACAGCCACTAATTTTCTCCTTATAATTTTATAACTATTTTTGCTTTATCTCTTAGTTTGTTAGCTTCAGATTCAAGGAAGTCTTTAAATTTTTCTTGTAATAAAACTTGCTTAATTCTGTTTTTAATTTTATCAAACTCAAGAGGTTTCTCAGCTTGCTTGTCTTCTAAATAAATAACATGATATCCAAATTGTGTTTTAACTGGGCTTTTAGAATAAGTTCCAACCTTTAAAGCTTTTGCTGCGTTAGAAAATTCTTCAACCATTTTAGTTTCAGGGAACTTACCTAAATATCCACCTTGTGGACCACTTGGACCTACAGATTTTGTTTTTGCTAATTCAACAAATTTTTCTTTTTTATTTGAAGATTTATTTAATGTATTAATTACATCTTTTGCTTCTTGTTCAGTTTTTGTTAAAATATGTCTTGCTTCTAAAGTAGCTGGCACTTTAAATTGAGCCTTATTTTTATTGTAATAATCTTTAATATCTTTGTCAGATACTTTTACATTTTGAGACTCTTTTTTTAACCATACTCTTAAAGCTAAATCTTTTTTTAGTTTTTCTAAACTATCTTTATACTCTTTATCTTTTTCAATACCACTTTTTACAGCTTTATCTGTTAAAAGTTTATTATTGATAATTTGATCTAAAATTTGATTTTTATTCTTTTTTGGTAAAGAATTAAAATCAATATTTGGATTACCTAATAAAATTGCTACATCTTGTTTAGTAATTTTATCACCATTCACTGTTGCTAAAACGTCTGAAGCACTAACACTACTTGTTGCTAATGTCAAAGTTGCTATAAGACTTGTTACTAATTTTTTACTTGTAATTTTAATCATTATTTTCCTTAATAATTTTAGTTTTAAGTATTTTATCTACATTTTATTAACATGAAGTTAATTAATACCCTATTTATAAATTTCAAAATTTTCCTTAAAAAACCTTTAATTTTTACTATATTTATGATATAATACGCCAAATTTTAAACTTAACTTAAATTTAAGTTACAAACGTACTAAGGAAAATCTATATGAGAATATTAATTATTGAAGATGAGATTACACTAAATAGAACTCTGCAAGAGGGTCTTACTGACTTTGGATACCAAGTAGATGCAGCTGAAAACTACAAAGATGCAGAGTACTTCATTGATATTAGAAATTATGATTTAGTTTTAACAGACTGGATGTTACCAGATGGTGATGGAATAGAACTGTGTAAAATCGTAAAAAACAGAAGTTCAAGAACTGCAGTTGTTATTTTATCTGCAAGAGACGACAAAGATTCTGAAATCGAAGCTTTAAAATCTGGTGCTGATGACTATATCAAAAAACCATTTGATTTTGATATTTTATTAGCAAGAATTGAAGCTAGATTAAGATTTGGTGGAACAAATGTAATTGAAATCGAAGATTTATCAATTAATCCTGATGAAGAAAAAATTGAATACAATGGTGAAGAGATTGAATTAAAAGGTAAACCTTTTGAGGTATTAACTCACCTTGCTAGACATAGAGATCAAATTGTATCTAAAGAGCAATTATTAGATGCTATCTGGGAAGAACCAGAATTAGTAACTCCAAACGTAATTGAAGTTGCAATTAACCAAATTAGACAAAAAATGGATAAACCATTAAATATTTCTACTATTGAAACTATTAGAAGAAGAGGTTACAGATTCTGTTACCCAGATACAGAAGAAGAAGCATAAAAAACACCCTCTAAAAGGTTAATGACGTATGGCACAAGCGAAGAGCATTTATAAACAGTTTTACCAAAAACTTATTCTTGCGACTTCGCTTTTTATTATTATTTTATCTTTTATTTTTTATGGTTATACGAAATCAACTATCTATGAAGAGCTTAAAGAGTCTCTTCTTTCAGATGCAGAATTAATTTTTAAAATTAGTCAAAACGCAGATACTAGTTCAAGCAACTTTAATATCATTACTCATAATGGAATCAATGTAGATTTAGTAACTTTAAAACACATTCCTGAAGTTCCTTACTCTACATATGAATTAAACAATAATCATTTTATGCAAATTTTATATCCATTTAATGATGAAAAAAATCAATACATTAAAATAGTAAAAAATATCAATAGTTCAATTAAAATGCTTACAAAGATTTTTAATAATATTTTATTGATTTCATTTGGTGGTTTAATTATGGTTGTTCTTTATGCATTTACAGTTTCAAAAACACTTTTAAGACCAATTATTCAAATCACTAAAAAACTATCTAATATGGATGAAAACTATTTAACGCAAATTAATAAAACTAATCTTCCAATTGAATTTCATGCTTTAGCTGACTCTATTAACTCTTTAACAACTAGAATTGAAACAAATATTAAATTTAAAAAAGAACTATTTATTGGAGTTGCCCACGAATTAAAGACTCCATTAGCAGTTATGAAACTTAAAAATGAAGTAACTTTAATGAAAGATAGAGAAACTCAAAAATATAAAGATACTTTAAAATTAACAGTTGAACAAATAAATGATATGAATAAAATGATTTCATCAATTTTAGATATTGGACGAGCTGAAGGTGCACAATTTGAGAAACCTGAAGAGATAGACTTAGTTCAATATATGCAAAGAAAAACAAATGATTATAGGATGTTAAGTTCTAAAAAGAAGATTATTCTTACATTCTTTTCTAATGTTAATCACCATAAAGTAACACTTCAACCTACTTTATTAAATCAAATAATTCAAAACTTTGTACAAAATGCAATAAAATTCACTCCTGACAATAAAGCAATTGCCATAAGACTAGAAAAGACTAAAGAGATTACTACTATTTCTATTATTGATGATGGAAGTGGGATTGATGAAAATATTGATCTTTTTGCACCTTTTAAAAGAATGGGAGAAGAAAGTGGAGCTGGCCTTGGCTTATTTTTAGCAAAAAATGCTGCAGATGCACTTGGAGCAACTATTAGTTTAAAAAACAGGACTGATGGTAAAACAGGATGTATTGCTACTTTAGAATTAAAAAACAAAACATCCCGAAAAAACAATAAATAAAAAATACTCTTAATTAAATATACTGTTATGTTCTATCTTAGTACATTTATTTTGTACTACTTTCATTCCTTTTTCTTTTGCTTTAGCTGCTGCTTCATTGTTTACTAAACCTAATTGAGTCCATACAGTATCAATATCACCTCTTTCAATGCACTCATCTACAACTTGTGCAATTACATCTGGTTTTCTAAAAATATCAACCATATCTACTTTAAAAGGAATCTCTTTTAAACTTCTATATACTTTCTCTCCTAAGATTTCATCTTCTTTAGGATATACAGGAACCATTTTGAAACCTGCATTTTTTAAATAGTTTGCAACCCTATTACTTGCTTTATCTTCTTTTGGAGAGCAGCCTATAACTGCAATAGTTTTTGTATTTTCGAAAATCTCTTTTAATTCTTCAGTATTACTATTAACTGTTGGAAATTCACACTCCATTTAATATCCTTTTACTTTTCTTTAAATAGTACCAAAAACATATTAAAAAAACTAATATTAATAAAATTAAAAGATAGATTTATTGACATAAAAAAAGCCCAAAGCCATAAAGACTTTGAGCTTTTTAATTATTAAGTGTTTGTATTAAAAAATCGATAAAAGTACACCAGCAGCTACGGCAGAGCCAATAACACCAGCAACATTTGGACCCATCGCATGCATTAATAATACATTAGATTTGTCATATTCTTGTCCAACTTTTGATACAACCCTAGCAGCCATTGGCACAGCAGATACTCCTGCAGCTCCAATTAGTGGGTTAATCTTATTCTCATCAGACGCAAATTTATTCATAACTTTTGCCATGATTACACCTGCTGCTGTTCCTGCTGCAAATGCTATTAATCCAATAACCATAATCCCTAAAGTCTCTAACACCAAGAATTTATCAGCAGCTAGTTTTGATCCAACTCCTAATCCTAAGAATATTGTTACTATATTGATTAATGAATTTTGCATTGTATCAGAAAGTCTCTCAACTGCACCTGATTGTTTAAAGAAATTTCCTAAACAAAAGGCTCCAATAAGAGGTGTTGACTCTGGCAAGAACAAAATTGCTAACAATAAGATAACAATTGGCAATGTTAAATTCTCTAATTTATTTACTTTTCTTAATTTTGGCATTTTTATTTTTCTTTCAGCCTCTGAAGTTAATGCCTTCATAATTGGAGGTTG
The genomic region above belongs to Arcobacter sp. CECT 8983 and contains:
- a CDS encoding peptidyl-prolyl cis-trans isomerase, with protein sequence MIKITSKKLVTSLIATLTLATSSVSASDVLATVNGDKITKQDVAILLGNPNIDFNSLPKKNKNQILDQIINNKLLTDKAVKSGIEKDKEYKDSLEKLKKDLALRVWLKKESQNVKVSDKDIKDYYNKNKAQFKVPATLEARHILTKTEQEAKDVINTLNKSSNKKEKFVELAKTKSVGPSGPQGGYLGKFPETKMVEEFSNAAKALKVGTYSKSPVKTQFGYHVIYLEDKQAEKPLEFDKIKNRIKQVLLQEKFKDFLESEANKLRDKAKIVIKL
- a CDS encoding CoA-binding protein — protein: MECEFPTVNSNTEELKEIFENTKTIAVIGCSPKEDKASNRVANYLKNAGFKMVPVYPKEDEILGEKVYRSLKEIPFKVDMVDIFRKPDVIAQVVDECIERGDIDTVWTQLGLVNNEAAAKAKEKGMKVVQNKCTKIEHNSIFN
- a CDS encoding MotA/TolQ/ExbB proton channel family protein yields the protein MNIMEYIDKGGIIVYILIFLNIIGFTIIIWKFLTIPRKKAMVEKIKSKINESNLKTIEVQIEYEVKRLESGLTYIKNIASVAPLLGLLGTVYGVYKAFEAITQKGLGDPTIFSSGISVALITTIAGLIVAIPHHIAYNHFISIIDSIELKAKKEIIGKL
- the hsrA gene encoding homeostatic response regulator transcription factor HsrA, which produces MRILIIEDEITLNRTLQEGLTDFGYQVDAAENYKDAEYFIDIRNYDLVLTDWMLPDGDGIELCKIVKNRSSRTAVVILSARDDKDSEIEALKSGADDYIKKPFDFDILLARIEARLRFGGTNVIEIEDLSINPDEEKIEYNGEEIELKGKPFEVLTHLARHRDQIVSKEQLLDAIWEEPELVTPNVIEVAINQIRQKMDKPLNISTIETIRRRGYRFCYPDTEEEA
- a CDS encoding FIST N-terminal domain-containing protein, with the protein product MKTFNFIIKNNQLHDVINFNEFKTHKNLLIQVFCGENKDILQNILNTLKEELPQSVCIASSTDGEIFENSVYTLNTVISLSTFENTSFEAKYFDEKTSFENGTKIAKTLIKEDTKLLICFTDGEKTNGEEFLKGIETVNNKTPICGGMAADNASFTQTFIAINNEIYTSGAIAVSLNSKVLDVKTAFNFNWSAIGVSHVIDEVKDNRVYKISGLKSLDFYEKYLGEYVAKSLPATGIEFPLIVKRDGISLARAVIKKYDDGSLSFAGNLLKGDRVKLGFGNIELIMNNPLKSLFKTDNMNSTESFFIYSCMARRRYMPNIIDLEIEPFSKIAPTSGFFTYGEFFHNKEENSNQFLNQTLTVVALSEKEHFDKTKTLPKKEENKISEHARSLQALTHLIQQSAKDYNKQSKELEEKTLYSEQLLNLQKQFLKHSVHETNTPLSVIMGNIDMYKMEHGKNKYISNIEIAMKTLFNIYDDLSYLIKKDHVHRVKHQINLVDFVRSRIEFFSLIAKKAKLDFNFNTSQEEIYVFFDETKLQRIVDNNLTNAIKYTLPENIIDISIKKIDSNTVLNITSISKQILDKRKIFEEYYREQTTQNGFGLGLNLVKRICEEEDVKLELESNENFASFIYTFKDTKNENTST
- a CDS encoding HAMP domain-containing sensor histidine kinase — protein: MAQAKSIYKQFYQKLILATSLFIIILSFIFYGYTKSTIYEELKESLLSDAELIFKISQNADTSSSNFNIITHNGINVDLVTLKHIPEVPYSTYELNNNHFMQILYPFNDEKNQYIKIVKNINSSIKMLTKIFNNILLISFGGLIMVVLYAFTVSKTLLRPIIQITKKLSNMDENYLTQINKTNLPIEFHALADSINSLTTRIETNIKFKKELFIGVAHELKTPLAVMKLKNEVTLMKDRETQKYKDTLKLTVEQINDMNKMISSILDIGRAEGAQFEKPEEIDLVQYMQRKTNDYRMLSSKKKIILTFFSNVNHHKVTLQPTLLNQIIQNFVQNAIKFTPDNKAIAIRLEKTKEITTISIIDDGSGIDENIDLFAPFKRMGEESGAGLGLFLAKNAADALGATISLKNRTDGKTGCIATLELKNKTSRKNNK
- the fbaA gene encoding class II fructose-bisphosphate aldolase, with product MAVLDVVKPGVLSGSEAKKLFAYAKENKFAIPAVNVVGTDSVNAVLEAAAKVNSPVIIQFSNGGAQYFAGKGLKTADAAVLGGVSGAIHVHTMAEAYGVPVILHTDHAARKLLPWIDGLIEAGKKHFEKTGKPLYTSHMLDLSEESLEENVGTCVEYFKTMNELDMMIEIELGITGGEEDGVDNTDVDNALLYTQPEEVCYAYEELSKVSENFTIAASFGNVHGVYKPGNVVLSPKILDNSQKFIEDKHNTATKPVDFVFHGGSGSALEEIREAIDYGVIKMNIDTDTQWAFWDGVRAFEAKNHDYLQGQIGNPDGEDKPNKSYYDPRKWLRSGQESMIARLETAYSDLCCINKN
- a CDS encoding response regulator transcription factor codes for the protein MKILLLEDDFMLNEMIDEYLTSTGHLIKSTRTGSECLNLLKEQEFDLLILDINVPDIDGFTILETLHKQKRDIPTIYISALIDIEDISRAFDIGCYDYLKKPFHLKELTIRINRLLKNQITPTQHKRLSKSYSFDCEGLTLYFNKEPHILPRRQIKIIEVLAKNRSLIVDYDMFKEYAYNGDEVDISTIRSEINRIKKVLKEDFIINIRGSGYMIKIPQ
- a CDS encoding aldehyde dehydrogenase family protein, producing the protein MVYEKPKFKKQYENFIGGEWVAPKSGEYFDNISPVDGDVLTRIPRSNEEDVELAVQAAKTAFESYKNTSVIERSLMLNKVADAIEANLEALAIVETLDNGKTIRETLNADLPLVVDHFRYFASVIRAESGTVADLDSDTVSQEVYEPYGVVAQIIPWNFPLLMAAWKLAPALAAGNCIVLKPASATPKSILLLMETIQDVLPKGVVNIINGSGGKIGKYLSTHPDVKKVGFTGETTTGQLIMQYATENIIPSTLELGGKSPNVFFESIMDADDEFFDKAIEGLVLFAFNSGEVCTCPSRALIQESIYEPFMKRVLERVKAIKLGDPLDSDNMMGAQCSLNQKEKILDYIKIGKEEGAECLIGGDVYESEKHPNGFYIQPTIFKGHNKMRIFQEEIFGPVLAVTTFKDEEEALEIANDTIYGLGSGVWSRDAHQLHKMARGIQAGRVWVNCYHMYPSHASFGGYKKSGIGRETHMMMLNSYRHTKNILTSYSKNALGFF
- a CDS encoding DUF779 domain-containing protein, which gives rise to MSVKRVTVTQEAKEVIEMLKEEHGELVFNQSGGCCDGTAPMCYEKGDFYVPSRNVKLGEICGCEFFIDHEQFEYFKHSQIIVDVKKEQGAFGNSFSLEIDHGYQFITKSRIFTDEEYKSLED
- a CDS encoding biopolymer transporter ExbD, producing the protein MKRREQLGIDLTPVIDVVFILLIFFIVTSVFKKDELALMLDLPEADAKAVEIDEDQVFIELNKTKLAIKGIEVSFESLEDNLKEIKNKKKPIIVKIDKKVEYERVVKVLDLLQKYNLNNLALVTKENKSKED